A part of Micromonospora chersina genomic DNA contains:
- a CDS encoding sensor histidine kinase, giving the protein MRRRLVISYLLLMVLVLLALETPLAATLATRETDRVRADRLADATRFASLAGPALRGGTPGPLDGELAAYDDLYGVGAAVVDRDRRTVAASARWEFGAGTDPALDTALSGQQFSGPESVWPWVDGPLVVAVPINDGGEVLGAVITTTPAAKVRRTVTAWWLLLAGIGLLAVLACVSTAFGLAGWVLRPVTELDAVTHEIAEGHRRARVRPRLGPPELRRLATSFNDMADAVSDVMDRQRAFVAHASHQLRNPLTALRLRVEELGPSLTDPDGRAEHRLALEETDRLATVLDALLTLARAEREENQRVTVDAAGIAASRVAAWLPLARHRSVTLALDTTGAPAYARTVPTAIDQALDALIDNAVKFSGAGGAVTVTVRRADGGTALEVRDTGPGMTASQLDQATERFWRAPDVQNVDGAGLGLTIVAVLVDASDGRLTMRQGEPRGLVAEVWFPAPDDEPAEPDGPAAAPVDGPVARVGSEAGRR; this is encoded by the coding sequence GTGCGCCGCCGGCTGGTGATCAGCTATCTGCTGCTGATGGTGCTGGTGCTGCTCGCCCTGGAGACCCCCCTCGCCGCCACCCTGGCCACCCGGGAGACCGACCGGGTCCGCGCCGACCGGCTCGCCGACGCCACCCGGTTCGCCTCGCTGGCCGGCCCGGCGCTGCGCGGCGGCACCCCCGGCCCGCTCGACGGGGAACTGGCCGCCTACGACGACCTCTACGGCGTCGGCGCCGCCGTGGTGGACCGGGACCGCCGCACCGTGGCCGCCTCGGCCCGCTGGGAGTTCGGCGCGGGCACCGACCCGGCCCTGGACACCGCGCTCTCCGGACAGCAGTTCAGCGGGCCGGAGTCGGTCTGGCCGTGGGTGGACGGGCCGCTCGTGGTGGCGGTCCCGATCAACGACGGCGGCGAGGTGCTCGGCGCCGTGATCACCACGACCCCGGCGGCAAAGGTGCGCCGCACCGTCACCGCCTGGTGGCTGCTGCTGGCCGGGATCGGCCTGCTCGCGGTGCTGGCCTGCGTCTCCACGGCGTTCGGGCTGGCCGGCTGGGTGCTGCGCCCGGTCACCGAGCTGGACGCGGTCACCCACGAGATCGCCGAGGGGCACCGGCGGGCCCGGGTCCGCCCCCGGCTCGGCCCGCCCGAGCTGCGCCGCCTGGCGACCAGCTTCAACGACATGGCCGACGCGGTCTCCGACGTGATGGACCGGCAGCGGGCGTTCGTCGCGCACGCCAGCCACCAGCTGCGCAACCCGCTGACCGCGTTGCGGCTGCGGGTGGAGGAGCTGGGACCGAGCCTGACCGACCCCGACGGCCGGGCCGAGCACCGGCTGGCGTTGGAGGAGACCGACCGGCTGGCCACCGTGCTCGACGCGCTGCTCACCCTGGCCCGCGCCGAGCGGGAGGAGAACCAGCGGGTCACCGTCGATGCCGCCGGCATCGCCGCCTCCCGGGTGGCGGCCTGGCTGCCGCTGGCCCGGCACCGGTCGGTCACCCTCGCGCTCGACACGACCGGGGCGCCCGCGTACGCCCGGACCGTGCCGACCGCCATCGACCAGGCGCTCGACGCGCTGATCGACAACGCGGTCAAGTTCAGCGGCGCCGGGGGAGCGGTGACGGTGACCGTACGGCGGGCCGACGGCGGGACCGCCCTGGAGGTGCGGGACACCGGCCCCGGCATGACGGCCAGCCAGCTCGACCAGGCCACCGAGCGGTTCTGGCGAGCCCCCGACGTGCAGAACGTCGACGGCGCCGGGCTCGGGCTGACCATCGTCGCGGTGCTCGTCGACGCCTCCGACGGTCGGCTCACCATGCGCCAGGGCGAGCCCCGGGGGCTGGTCGCCGAGGTGTGGTTCCCGGCCCCCGACGACGAGCCCGCCGAGCCGGACGGACCGGCCGCGGCGCCCGTTGACGGCCCGGTCGCGCGGGTCGGCTCCGAGGCCGGGCGGCGCTGA
- a CDS encoding response regulator transcription factor yields METRVRILLVEDDRRVAAALSSALTRRGYEVEHAATVGAALSAAPCDLVLLDLTLPDGDGTDLCRELRRRSSQLGIIAVTARGEERDRVLGLRLGADDYVVKPFSMVELQARIEAVLRRAAHTVPERHHIEAGAVRIDVGGRTVTVAGRPVALTRKEFDILLSLARQPGVAVPRDRILLDVWGTTWADRHTVEVHVGSLRGKLGDPTLVETVRGVGYRLRGE; encoded by the coding sequence ATGGAGACACGGGTGCGGATCCTCCTGGTCGAGGACGATCGGCGGGTGGCCGCCGCCCTGTCGTCCGCGCTGACCCGGCGCGGATACGAGGTCGAGCACGCCGCCACCGTCGGGGCCGCGCTCTCCGCCGCGCCGTGCGACCTGGTGCTGCTCGACCTGACCCTGCCCGACGGCGACGGCACCGACCTGTGCCGGGAGCTGCGCCGGCGCAGCAGCCAGCTCGGCATCATCGCGGTGACCGCCCGGGGCGAGGAACGCGACCGGGTGCTCGGGCTGCGGCTGGGCGCCGACGACTACGTGGTCAAGCCGTTCTCGATGGTGGAGCTCCAGGCGCGGATCGAGGCGGTGCTGCGCCGCGCCGCGCACACCGTGCCGGAACGCCACCACATCGAGGCGGGGGCCGTCCGCATCGACGTGGGCGGCCGGACCGTCACGGTGGCGGGCCGGCCGGTGGCGCTCACCCGCAAGGAGTTCGACATCCTGCTCTCCCTGGCCCGCCAGCCCGGGGTGGCCGTGCCCCGGGACCGGATCCTGCTCGACGTCTGGGGCACCACCTGGGCCGACCGGCACACCGTCGAGGTGCACGTCGGCTCGCTGCGCGGCAAGCTCGGCGACCCGACGCTCGTCGAGACCGTCCGCGGGGTCGGCTACCGGCTCCGCGGCGAGTGA